From Aegilops tauschii subsp. strangulata cultivar AL8/78 chromosome 5, Aet v6.0, whole genome shotgun sequence:
tagagaaggagtctctcttgaaagaagtgagtgggaggaaagtagaacttgatgaggtagttgtaccttctcccttattggaaagtagttcatcacagaaatcagttccagtgattcctacaccaattagtgaggaagctaatgatgatgatcatgaaacttctgatcaagttactactgaacctcgtaggtcaaccagagtaagatccgcacgagagtggtatggtagtcctgttctggaggtcatgttacttgaccatgacaaacctatgaactatgaggaagcgatgatgagcccagattccgcgaaatggcttgaggccatgaaatctgagatgggatccatgtatgagaacaaaatatggactttgactgatttgcccgatggtcggctagtcattgagaataaatggatcttcaagaggaagacggacgctgatagtagtgttactatctacaaagctcgaattgtcgcaaaaaagTTTTTGACacgttcaaggtgttgactacgataagattttctcactcgtagcgatgcttaagtctatccgaatcatgttagcaattgccacatttaaTGAAATCTATCAAATGGATGTCGAAAATACATTCCTTAATGGacttcttaaagaagagttgtatatgatacaaacagaaggttttgtcaatcctaaaggggctaacaaaatgtgcaagctctagtgatccatctatggactggtgcaagcatctcggagttggaatatatgctttgatagtgtgatcaaagcatatggttttatacaaacttgtggtgaagcctgtatttacaagaaagtaagtgggagcactacagcctttttgataagtatatgtgaatgatatattattgatcggaaatgatgtagaattttctgaaaaagcataaaggagtgtttgaaaggagtttttgaaagaaagacctcggtgaagctgcttacatattaagcatcaagatctatagagatggatcaagacgcttgataatttttttcaatgaatacataccttgacaagattttgaagtagttcaaaatggaacagtcaaacaaggagttcttgcctgtattgcaaggtgcaaagttgagtaagactcaaaacacgaccacggcagaaaatagaaagagaatgaaagtcattctctatgcctcagccataggttctataaagtatgctatgttgtgtaccaaacctttttgtgtaccttgccatgagtttggcaagggggtacgatattgatccaggagtggatcacttgacagcggccaaatttatccttagaagactaaggagatatttctcggttatggaggtgataaagaattcatcgtaaagagttacgccgatgcaagcttttacaccgattcggatgactctgagtctcaatctggatacattttgaaagtgggagcaattagctggAGTAACTCCATACAGAGCATtctagacatagaaaatttgcaaaatacatacggctctgaatataagagacccattgactaagcttctctcacaagcaaaacatgatcacaccttagtactctttgggtgttaatcacatagcgatgtgaactagattattgactctagtaaaaccctttgggtattagtcacatggcgatgtgaactaatcacatggtgatgtgaactattggtgttaaatcacatggcgatgtgaactagattatagactctagtgcaagtgggagactgaaggaaatatgccctagaggcaataataaagttgttatttatatttccttatatcatgataaatgtttattattcatgctagaattgtattaaccagaaacttagtacatgtgtgaatacatagacaaaacagagtgtccctagtatgcctctacttgactagctcgttaatcaaagatggttatgtttcctgaccatagacttgtgttgtcatttgatgaacgggatcacatcattagagaatgatgtgagggacaagacccatccgttagcttagcattatgaccgttgagttttattgctattgctttcttcatgacttatacatattcctctgactatgagattatgcaactcccgaataccggaggaacaccttgtgtgctatcaaacgtcacaacgtaactgggtgattataaagatgctctacaggtgtctcggaaggtgtttgttgggttggcatagatcgagattaggatttgtcactctgtgtatcggagaggtatctctgggccctctcggtaatgcacatcactataagccttgcaagcaatgtgactaatgagttagttgcgggatgatgcattatggaacgagtaaagagacttgccggtaacgagattgaactaggtatgatgataccgacgatcaaatctcgggaaagtaacatatcgatgacaaagggaacaacgtacgttgttatgcggtttgaccgataaagatcttcgtagaatatgtaggagccaatatgagcatccaggttccgctattggttattgattggagatgagtctcggacatgtctacatagttctcgaacccgtagggtccgcacgcttaacgttcgatgatgatttgtattatgagtttacgtGATTCGATGAcctaaggttgttcggagtcccggatgatatcacggacgtgacggggagtctcgaaatggttgagaggtaaagattcatatattggaaggctatattcggacatcggaaaggttccgagtgattcgggtatttttcggagtaccggggagttcaAAATCTCGTGCCGAAGAGCGTGGAGGGAATTCGTCAGGAGAAGTAAtgtgtggggaccccgactcataagtcgtgatcaccgaatgcacgtgcacagtgatcccagagatcaatgctcactaaacacacagaagctgaataacaagagtcttacatccatacatatcgtcttacacaaattatgaccattatggtcaagtcttacatagataaagccACAAGGGCTGAATACCAAATAAACTTAAGCAGCGGAAATCTTTGTCGATAAAtagaacccatgccatctgccttaaccctacaggcatactgactgggaaacgtcctagttcgcatgttcgtctccaaagaactcttcttcgaactcctgttcttccatgcctggccaattaaataaccagtggcaagccaatgagtactttgaatgtactcgcaagcaacccatgattgGAACAGGGCACAATGATGCAATGATATAGCACTAAGTAGGtagtttgcagaaagctagttttgcgTGCAATGACATGATCTATCAACATGTAAAGTATGCATCATGAGAGTACAGACATCCGTATGAACaagttacagatatcaacataagcgGAGTTGGACACCAATCCAACTTGATCATCGTGTCAAGCCATCTGACTTAACCCAAATAGTCTtatcaacacacacacacgcagtttgtaaaactctggacgtagtttaagcagcaccgcccaactgtccttgaccgtggacacggctattcgaatagttttacactctgcagaggttgcacactttacccacaagatccggggaacttccgtgtcatccacgacctgcggtacctcaagtacccggggtaagcacccgatcactatctttccctaaacgacactaacatagagtccactcgattgttagtaacccccgtgcccaacatttcacatcttaaaattgtggagcctcgctcccatattcatcacataccacaagcacggggtaccaacggtgtgtccagtgccctgtgaaaacagtcatggccgccctacctggcacgaccccgtcccaaGAGAGTGCAACAAcgactctcccgtcactagtaatgcgggctccaagctagtatcggcctaggtaatcgataatgccctttcccatataagggtagagtggttgcgcatgtaaggttgggatagtcgacaaatcttaaatctaatccgtttttgaaaacaacacacacacttgcctcggtacaccacttcatcatcaagtggttacccatctcattatctccctcgggcataagtggcacccgacGGGGTTTCCGAAAAAGTCTTTTGAAAATACTTTGTCTTCATCACCATGCATATAGCCGCCCCATTTgcgtagcatctactttagcatcctatctactcccacctgcataaccctcataggaaggtaggttcatgcacaatgcaagtatcaacaagGAGGAAATGAAGGCAACCCACCAAAGTGGCTACCATCTCATCATGATTCCGATGCAACAATAATGAAGTGCTATATGAAATGCATAAAGAGGGTTTCATAGAtctggtcaaagggctgcttgcctggctcaACAAAGTCTTCTGGGTCTTCAAAGTCTTCTGGTCCAATTCGTTCGTCAGCAACGCAATCTATCTTCGCAAAATAATAACGAGAAAAATAAGGcaataataaaacagaaaaaccaAAGTGCTCAGAAAAATGTCAACTCATTTTTGTTAAATACTACGGTGAAAACTAAGAAGGGGAAAATTCCTAGTTTTGGACTTGGAGTAGCATAATAGATGAAATGGATTTTCAGAGGGGTTTAAAtatattcaaatttgaatttgaatatgaacaGTACATAAAAGTTGGTTGGACATGAATGAAAGTTATACTATTAAATAGGTGGGATTTTAGAAAAATATGGGAGTTTGAATTATTGCATTTGGATGAATATTTAATCCTGTGGAATTTTTACAAGTTTGAcataaaagaaaaaggagaagggATCTGTGCCTGCTGGGCCAGAACAGCCGCATCGCAGCAGGCCCAGCCACAGAGGCGGCCCAGCGCACTGGTGCACGCGCGCGCGCCAGGTTTAAACCTGACGGGCGGGGCCCAGGtgtcagcgagagagagaggggcgatggagaggagaggctgacaggcggggcccGCCTATCATCCCTAACCCTGCGACAGAGGGTCAGCGAGCTCACCGGCATCGATGCAGGGCACGACGAGGTCGGGCGAGGGTACGGCTGGACTCAGCGTCGAGTCGCCATTCGGGTGGAGGTGGTTGCGGTCGCCGGGGTGGCCTGGTTCACCGGCGACGAGGTCACGCGGCGGAGGAGCTTCGGGCGTCGACGGTTCCGGCCGTTTCCGGCTACACAAGAAGCGGGGGAGAAAGGGGAAATGATCAGGGGTGCTCGGGGGTTCCAGATCGAGGTAGAGGAGGAGCTGGGGAGGCCTGTACCTCGCGAACTCTGGCGAGCGGAAGCATTGGAGCTCGAGCTCGATCTCGAGCTCGGGCGGCTCTGGAGAGGAACTGGGGGTGCAGAAGGATTATTTGGTGGTGCAGAGGGCGAGTGGTGAAGAGAGGAGAGCTCGGGGAGGTCTTATATAATCGGGCTAGGGCTTGCCGTGGACCCATGCGCCGGCGAGGTCGTTGCCGTTGCTGTGGGTCACGGGGGGGCGCGTGGGCGTGTGTGGGGTGCTCGTGGGGTTGGTCTAGGGCgaggggagagaagagagggaaAGCAGGGGGCCAAGGCACCGTGCGTGTGAGCGCGCTCACTGGTGCGCTCGGGCGGCTGGCGCGCGTGCGAGCTGGGacaagaggaggaagaggaaggagggggaCAGAGGCGTGGCGTGACGCAGATGTCGAGGCGCATCGTCGGGCGCGCTGGGAGTGGTTGGCAGGGGGCGGCTACAGTGCCTGTCCGCACTGTAGCGCGCTCTAGAGCGTGCAAAtggcatgccatggcattttttAGGTCAGGTGGGCGCGGCCAAATATGTCTGGTGGCTCTAGGGTGTAGTAAAGAAAGGGGGAGGGGCTTTGGATGCCCTGGGTGGCCACTGGAATGAGGAGGGaggttgagggagagagagaagctGTTGTCCAGGGAGGTAAATGGGGGTGTTTCACCCCCTCAATCATTGAGCAATGGCCAGGGGAAAGTTACTGGGGGTAGAAGAGGGCCAGGAGAAGCTGTGGTACAAAGTTGAGtccatggagattagtggaagaggtcaaaaatggcattttGGAAAAGTGTCAGAAGGTGTTTGATAATGGTTTGGGCAAGTAAATGATTTCCATTTGCCATGAGTCTCCATAGGGTGAAATGACACATATAATTAGGGCCTTCCACCAATTTGGAGCttatttgggcaaagttgccaatgcaacttttgtaaaccctaggaATTAGTAGAAATGAACTTGTGTAGATCTAGTTGAGCAAATCACTCCCCCTTGATGAACCACTTGGTGTAGTGGCCTCATTTGGTCATGTGAACATGCTCACAAAAGTTGGGGTCAAGGAGAAAAAGTTGGTAGtacaaagttgttcaaatttgattcTGGTCAGAGAGGGTTTTTTGGCATTTTGGTGAACCAAAATGACCTTTATTGACATGAGGCTTTGCAAGGTGATCACAATATGCATTTTTGACTTACTGGATTTTCCCTGgatttttatgaaaatatttcctgtaaaaatatttcaaatccttgaaatgggcagaaatggttttgggaggttttgtccaatattttgGACATGACCAtttgttgaaactcttatatatggaagatatatgtccactgagtttccctgatttttGTCAAATATTGTTGAAAGAATAAAATAATTTttccctattaaagaccatttctggtcttaataaaaagcttttaaataaaataggaaaataacttttaaaattatatttttgtggtttatgggaatcctatatctaataggtttcaaatatactctttgaaatatttttcataccccaaatcaagtacttgtagtgcaaacctcaattcagggtttttttggaaaactaatttttgaaaatactttttggccaaattatttttgtaagaaaatactatatTGCACTATACACATGGTATGATCATTGGGCAGAAGTTTGGAGCAAAGGGATGAAGTATATAAGGTGGAGTAGTTGACTTTAAAGAGCACTTGAAAATCACAGAGAGAAAACCAACTCCAAAATAAAAAGCCAAAtaatgcaaaagtttttgttggtccaaattttcatgctttattaatgcaaatgacatgttacaaaatgcagggtgtgacagacctaccccccttacaagaatctcgtccccgagattcccaAACTAGGCCTTAAAAGAGATCTGGAAACTCGGATCTAAGGTAGTCTTCACGTTCCCAGGTTGCTTCTGcttcagtgtggttgctccactggaccttgAAGTACTTGATGGTGCGGCTTCGAGTGCGTCGTTCAGCCTCGTCCAAAATGCAGATGGGCCTCTCACGGTAGGTCAAATCAGGCTGAAGGTCAATGGCTTGGTGATCGACGTCCTTGTAAAGATCAGGCTTGTGTGGAACTTGGAGACACTTCCGGAGTTGTGACACGTGGAATACGTTGTGCACATCGGATAGTTCAGGTGGCAGTTCCAACTGGTAAGCCACTTCTCCGCGTCGTGCGGTGATCTCGAAGGGGCCGATAAATCTTGGTGCGAGCTTTCCCTTAACGTGGAAACGCTTGGTTCCCTTATGAGGAGTTACTCGCAGGTATACATGGTCTCCGACTTGGAAGTCTACTTGTCGGCGACGAGTGTCAGCATAGTCTTCTGTCTCGACTTGGCGGTCTTCAATTGCTCTCTGACTAGctgaacttgctcttctgcttcacGGAGGATATCGGGCCCAAATACTAGTCCTTCTCCGGTTCCTGACCAATTGAGGGGTGTGCGGCACTTCCGTCCGTATAACACCTCAAATGGTGCAATCTGAAAGCTTgactgataactgttgttataggAGAACTCGGTAAAAGGGAGGCAGTCTTCCCACTTAGCTCCATGTGCTAAGACACAGGCTCGGAGCATGTCTTTGAGTATTTGATTCACTCGTTCTGTCTGACCTCCGGTCTGTGGGTGGAAAGCAATGCTGAAGGACAACTTGGTTCCCATAGCCTCTTGGAACCTCTTCCAGAACCTTGAGGTAAATTGGGTCCCTCGATCTGACACAGTCTCCTTAGGAACACCATGAAGGCTTACAATTCTGTTGATGTAAAGGGTTGCCAGCTGGTTGCCATCATAGGTAGTCTTAACAGGAATGAAACGGGCTACTTTGGTCAAATGATCGACTATGACCCACATGGAGTCATGTCCCTTGTTTGACCTAGGTAGTCCAGTGATGAAATCCATTccgactttatcccatttccactcgcGAACCTTGAGTGGTTGCAGCAATCCAGCAGGTCGCTGATATTCAGCCTTGATCCTTTGGCATACATCACACTTTGCAACATAGGTGGCAATCTCTCTTTTCAtcccgtgccaccaaaatcttttcTTCAGGTCTTGATACATCTTGGTCCCTCCAGGATGGATGGAATACGGGGTGTCATGAGCTTCTTGCAAGATCAAGTTCTTGAGCTCAAGCTTGTTGGGGACGCAAATGCGATTCCCAAACCAGACAATTGCTTGCTCATCCTCTGAGAATCCTGGGGCCTTGCCTACCTTGATCTTCCTCTTGATGCCTTCAATACTTTCGTGTCCCTTCTGAGCTTCCTTAACATCATCCATCAGGGTAGGCTTGACTTCGAGGTTGGCCAAGAATCCTGGTGCAACCAGTTCCAACCCGAagctttcaagttcttcatacaAGGCGGGTAGCTTTTCCTTAAGCATAGCATTCAAGGAACAAGCCTTTCTGCTTAATGCATCTGCTACCAcattagcctttccagggtggtATTGAACACTGAGATCATAATCCTTGATCAATTCTAGCCATCTTCTCTGCCTCATGTTCAAGTCCTTCtgagtgaaaatatacttcagacTTTTGTGATATGTGTATATCTCACACCGCTTCCCTAggaggtaatgtcgccatgttttcaGGGCATGAACTACAGCTGCCAACTCGAGGTCATGAGTAgcgtagttctcttcgtgaggacGTAGCTGTCTGGACAGATATGCTACGACTCTGCCTTCTTGCATAAGAACACCTCCAAGCCCGGCTCGACGCATCACAATATATCACAAATTCTTTGTGAATATCAGGTGTGGCCAGAACTGGGGCGGTGGTCAATCTCTTCTTCAGCTCCTGGAAGCTTTCTTCACACTTCGgcgtccattcaaacttcttgtccttcttcaggagCTGGGTCATGGGTCGGGCAATGCTTGAGAATCCTTCAACGAACTTGcggtaatatcccgcgagtccgaGGAAGCTTCTGACTTCCTTCACATTGCTCGGGGTTTGCCATTCAGTCACGGCTTGAATCTTTGTGGGATCCACTAACAATCCTTCGGCAGTCAATTTATGACCCAAGAATCCAA
This genomic window contains:
- the LOC141022675 gene encoding uncharacterized mitochondrial protein AtMg00860-like, which encodes MVMSFGLTNAPAYFMYLMNKIFMEYLDKFVVVFIDDILVFSKTEEEHEQHLRMVLDKLREHQLYAKFSKCEFWLHEVGFLGHKLTAEGLLVDPTKIQAVTEWQTPSNVKEVRSFLGLAGYYRKFVEGFSSIARPMTQLLKKDKKFEWTPKCEESFQELKKRLTTAPVLATPDIHKEFVIYCDASSRAWRCSYARRQSRSISVQTATSSRRELRYS